Proteins from one Mesoplodon densirostris isolate mMesDen1 chromosome 1, mMesDen1 primary haplotype, whole genome shotgun sequence genomic window:
- the LOC132485587 gene encoding LOW QUALITY PROTEIN: transcription factor E2F4-like (The sequence of the model RefSeq protein was modified relative to this genomic sequence to represent the inferred CDS: substituted 1 base at 1 genomic stop codon), producing the protein MPGLRWPGLAEGRWREGAMVEAGPQAPPPPGTPSRHEKSLELLTTKFVSLLQEAQDGVLDLKLAADTLAVRWKWRTYDITNVLEGIRLMEKKSKNSIQXKGVGPGCNTREIADKLIELKAEMEELQQREQELDQHKVWVQQSIRNITEDVQNSCLAYVTHEDICRCFAGDAIQAPSGTSLEVPIPEDLNGQKKYQIHLKSVSGPIEVLLVNKEAWSSPPVAVPLPPAEDLLQSPPAVSPPLPLPKPALAQPQDASCPSSPQVTTPNPIPSSTEAQGVASPAAEITVSGGPGTDSKDSGELSSLPLGLTARDTRPLQSSALLDSSSSNSSSSGPNPSTSFEPIKADPTGGLELPKELSEIFDPTRECRSSELLEELMSSEVFAPLLRLSPSPGDHDYIYNLDESEGVCDLFDVPVPNL; encoded by the coding sequence ATGCCTGGGCTGCGCTGGCCTGGCCTGGCTGAGGGGAGGTGGCGGGAGGGCGCTATGGTGGAGGCTGGGCCACAGGCGCCGCCGCCCCCGGGCACCCCAAGCCGGCACGAGAAGAGTTTGGAACTTCTCACTACCAAGTTCGTGTCGCTTCTGCAGGAGGCACAGGATGGTGTGCTTGACCTCAAGCTGGCAGCTGACACCCTAGCTGTTCGCTGGAAGTGGCGGACTTATGACATTACTAATGTGCTAGAAGGTATCAGGCTGATGGAGAAAAAATCCAAGAATAGCATCCAGTAGAAGGGCGTGGGGCCTGGCTGCAATACCCGAGAGATTGCGGACAAGTTGATTGAGCTCAAGGCAGAGATGGAGGAGCTGCAGCAGCGAGAGCAAGAACTAGACCAGCACAAGGTGTGGGTGCAGCAGAGCATCCGGAACATCACAGAGGATGTACAGAACAGCTGCTTGGCCTACGTGACTCATGAGGACATCTGCAGATGCTTTGCTGGAGATGCCATCCAGGCCCCGTCGGGCACCAGCCTGGAAGTGCCCATCCCAGAGGACCTCAATGGGCAGAAGAAGTACCAGATTCACCTGAAGAGTGTAAGTGGCCCCATCGAGGTGCTGCTGGTGAACAAAGAGGCATGGAGCTCACCACCTGTGGCGGTGCCTCTGCCGCCAGCCGAAGATCTGCTCCAGAGCCCACCTGCTGTCTCTCCCCCTCTGCCTCTGCCCAAGCCTGCTCTGGCCCAGCCCCAGGATGCCTCATGCCCAAGCAGTCCCCAGGTGACCACCCCGAACCCTATTCCCAGCAGCACCGAAGCCCAGGGGGTGGCCAGTCCAGCAGCTGAGATCACAGTGAGTGGTGGCCCTGGAACTGATAGCAAGGACAGTGGTGAGCTCAGCTCCCTCCCGCTGGGCCTGACAGCACGGGACACCCGGCCACTGCAGTCCTCTGCCCTGTTGGACAGCAGTAGCAGCAATAGCAGTTCTTCCGGACCCAACCCTTCTACCTCCTTTGAGCCCATCAAGGCAGACCCCACAGGTGGTCTGGAGCTCCCCAAAGAGCTGTCAGAAATCTTTGATCCCACTCGAGAGTGCAGGAGCTCAGAGCTCCTGGAGGAGCTGATGTCCTCAGAAGTGTTTGCACCCCTCCTCCGCCTTTCTCCATCCCCTGGAGACCACGATTACATCTACAACCTGGATGAGAGTGAAGGTGTCTGTGACCTCTTTGATGTGCCTGTCCCCAACCTCTGA